In the Sandaracinus amylolyticus genome, GTCCTCGGACCGATGACCGTGCTCGTCGACCGCGATCGCCCGGAGCGTGTGGGGGCCGGGGGACAGCGTCTCGACGCTCGCGGTGATCGTGCTCGCGCTCGAGGCGACGGCGATCTCCGCACCATCGAGCTCGAGGCGGAGCGTCGCCGTGACCTCGGAGGGCACCATCGCAGCCGAGACGCCGAGCGGCAGCGTGTCGACCACCGATCCGTCGGCCGGCGAGGTGATGGCGACCTCGCCCGTCACCGGCGCGTCCGGCGGAACGTGCGCATCGACCGCGATGGACGAGTCGGGGGCGGGTGCCGCGTCGAGGGAGGGCTCGGCGTCCAGGCCGGCGTCGGTGACGTGTCCGGCGTCTGGATCGGCAACCGATGGGTCCGCACAGGCGATCGAGCAGGAGAACAAGAGCGGAAAGAACCGCGAACAACGCATGCGCGACGGCTACCACGGTGAGAATGATTGTCAAAGTCGGCACTGACGAACGTGTGAGCACACCCACCGTCGAGGGACGGAGAGCGCCATCGCCGGTCGTGCTCCGCGCGCCTAGAACGGCTCGGGCACGCAGGTGCCCGAGGCGCAGAGCAGCGGTGCGCAGCAGTCGGTGTCGACGACGCACGCGCCGCACGTGCCTCCGACGCACGCCTGGTTGCGGCAGTCGAGACAGCTCGTGCACTCGGGGCGCGTCGGCGGAGGACAGGGATCGGCGGCGCGCAGCACGCTCGTGTCGTAGTGGAGCGTGACCGGGCCCGACGCCGACACCCGACGCACGAACGCGCTGCCGTACACCTCGAGCTCGCCCGCCGCGACGAGCTCGGCGCGCGGCGCGTAGAGGTTGCCGCCGAAGAAGCCGTTGTCGGAGAGGCTCACGTTGCCCGCGCCGCCCACGTAGAGGCGCGCCTGCGCCGGACGCAGCGCGTCCCCGATGCGCAGCACGCGCATCGCGCCCACGTCGCCCGCGACGAACATGTCGATCTCCGCGCCCGGGCCCTCGAGGCGGACCGTGAACTCCCCGTTGAACGAGAGATCGCCCGCGATGAAGAGCGCGGTGCGCCCGGTGACGACGAGCGTGAGATCGCCCTCCCCCGCGACGCGCTCGAGGTAGAGGCGACCGCACGGGAGCGTGAGCGTCGCGTCGCCGGTGTAGCCGTCGAGCTCGCGCGGGTTGAAGCCCACGAGCGCGTCGTCGTTGTCGGTCGCGTGCGCCGCGACGAGCGCCGCGACGTCGAGCAGATCGTCGGGGTCGCAGGAGCAGGGCGGCGGCGTCGCGACCGGGACGCGTCGCTCCATGCCGAGCGTCGGCGGGAACGTCGTCTCGAGCGGTGCGCCCTCGGGCATGGTGAGCGTGCCGCCGACGCGCAGCGTGCGCGCGCGGAGCGACACGTCGACGTACGCGTCGCGCCCGACGTCGAGCCCGTTGTCGCACGTGACCGCCGCGCCCGAGCGCAGGTCCGAGCCGATCGTGAGATCGGTGCTCGAGTGCACGCCGCCGAGCGTCCACAGCGCGCCCGAGACGTCGGCGCCCGCGTTGAACTCGATGCGCCCGTTGCTGCCGACCGATCCCGCGCGGCCCGCGCGATCCGAGGAGTACGGGCCGTCGGCGCTCGCGAACGAGTCGGTCGTGATCGGCGCCGCCGAGACCCAGCCCTCGCACGTGCAGAGCGCGAAGCGGAACGTCGCCTCGGCGAGCCCACCGCTGCAGAGCGGCAGGCCGCGATCCGACACCAGCACCGGCGGCCCCTCGCCCTCGCAGTAGCTCGGCAGCCTCGCGTCGACGGGCGCATCGCGGGGCACGTTCGCGTCGAGGCCGCGCTGGTGCGCGACGATGTCGTCGACGGTGCACGCGCCGAGGAGCAGCGCGGCACCGAGAACAGCGAGGCAGGCGCGCGGGGTCACTCCCCCGAGGATTCCAGCTCGGCGAGCCTCGCGCGAGCCCTCGTCGCTGCAGGCGTGGTCGGATGGGCCGAGATCAGCGCGCGCAGGGTGTCGCGCTCGCCACGCTGATCGCCGAGACGGCGCAGCGCGCGGGCGATGCCCTCACGGGCCTCGGCGTCGAGCGGACCACCGGGACGGGCCGCGAGCGCACGACGGTAGAGGCGCAGCGCGCCGCGGGGATCGCGCAGGTGCGCGAGGCGCACGTCGCCCGCCGCGACCTGCGCGACGTACGCCGAG is a window encoding:
- a CDS encoding DUF7305 domain-containing protein; this encodes MTPRACLAVLGAALLLGACTVDDIVAHQRGLDANVPRDAPVDARLPSYCEGEGPPVLVSDRGLPLCSGGLAEATFRFALCTCEGWVSAAPITTDSFASADGPYSSDRAGRAGSVGSNGRIEFNAGADVSGALWTLGGVHSSTDLTIGSDLRSGAAVTCDNGLDVGRDAYVDVSLRARTLRVGGTLTMPEGAPLETTFPPTLGMERRVPVATPPPCSCDPDDLLDVAALVAAHATDNDDALVGFNPRELDGYTGDATLTLPCGRLYLERVAGEGDLTLVVTGRTALFIAGDLSFNGEFTVRLEGPGAEIDMFVAGDVGAMRVLRIGDALRPAQARLYVGGAGNVSLSDNGFFGGNLYAPRAELVAAGELEVYGSAFVRRVSASGPVTLHYDTSVLRAADPCPPPTRPECTSCLDCRNQACVGGTCGACVVDTDCCAPLLCASGTCVPEPF